GCAACTTTCGTACGCCGCTAGTCGTCGGCGATCGACTGAACACAGATATCGCGGGCGCCAATGCCGCCGAACTGCCCAGCCTGATGGTGCTGACCGGCGTCAACTCCGCACCCGACGCGGTCTATGCCATCCCCGAGCAGCGCGCGGCCTTCATCGGCCACGACCTACGTTCGCTGCACCAGGACGCCAAGGAGCTGGCGGTAGGGCCGCAGCACGCCTGGACGGTCGACGCCGACGGTGGCACCGTGACCGTGACCACCGCGAACGACGACAAGGGCGACGGGCTGTCGATCGTCCGCGCAGTCGCCGACGCCGTCTGGGCCACTGGGGCGGAAACCGTCAAGGCCGGCGACGACACCGCACACGCGGCCCTAGAACAGTGGTCGTTGACGTAAATCCCGTAGCGTAGAACAACGATGAGTCGCGCCGACGACGATGCAGAGTTACGCGATGAGGAGGAGTGGCGCCATCAGTACCGACCCTGAAGAGATTCGCGCACGGATCGACGCCATCCTCGCCCAGCTGCCGGATCCCAACAATCCCGACAAAATGCCCGCCGAAGCCGATCTCGAGGAACTCGCGCGCCAGCTGTCCGAGGCACACGACATGTTGGTGCAGGCGCTGGAGTCGGCGGAGAAGGCCTGACCGCTGTGCCGCGGCGTACCCGTGTTGATGCCGAGCTGGTCCGCCGCGGGCTGGCCCGGTCGCGCCAGCAGGCCGCGGAATTGATCGGCGCCGGCAAGGTCAGCATCGACGGAATGCCGGCGATCAAGCCGGCCACCGCCGTCACGGTTACTGCGGCGCTCGAGGTCGCCGACGACGCCGAGCGCAGCTGGGTGTCCCGCGGCGCCCACAAGTTGATCGGGGCCCTCGACACCTTCGGAATCGACGTCGAGGGGCAACGCTGCCTGGACGCCGGCGCGTCGACCGGCGGATTCACCGAGGTCCTGCTGGATCGTGGCGCGCGCGAGGTCGTCGCGGTCGACGTCGGCTACGGGCAGCTGGCCTGGTCGCTGCGCTCCGACGACCGAGTGATGGTCATCGAGCGGACCAACGTTCGAGAGCTCACCCCGGAGACGATCAATGGCCGAGCCGACGCGGTCGTCGCCGACCTGTCGTTCATTTCCCTGGCCACGGTGCTGCCGGCGCTGACTGGATGCGCCTCCCCGGGCGCGGATATCGTTCCCATGGTGAAGCCGCAGTTCGAGGTGGGAAAAGGCCAGGTTGGAGCCGGTGGTGTGGTCCACAGCCCTGAGTTGCGGACCGGCGCGGTTCTGCACGTTGCCCGTCGCGCGGGCGAGCTTGGCTGGCAGACCGTCGGGGTTACCCCCAGCCCACTGCCGGGACCGTCTGGCAACGTTGAATACTTCCTGTGGTTACGCGCCGAAACCGATCGGGGTTTGTCTGCTGATGAGTTGGAGAGTGCGGTCCGCGGTGCTGTCGAGGCGGGTCCACAGTGACGAGTGATCGCACCGTCCTGCTGGTGGTCCATACCGGACGCGAAGAGGCGACCGAGACCGCTCGACGGATCGAAAAAGTGTTGTGCGACAACAACATTGGACTTCGGGTGCTGTCGGCCGAGGCCGTCGACCGTGGGCCCGTGCCGCTGGGTCCGGATGACGTGCGCGCGTTGGGCGTCGACATCGAACTCACCGACGCCGATCCCGATGCCGCCGACGGCTGCGAGTTGGTCATCGGCCTCGGCGGCGACGGCACGTTCCTGCGGGCCGCCGAACT
The sequence above is a segment of the Candidatus Mycobacterium wuenschmannii genome. Coding sequences within it:
- a CDS encoding TlyA family RNA methyltransferase translates to MPRRTRVDAELVRRGLARSRQQAAELIGAGKVSIDGMPAIKPATAVTVTAALEVADDAERSWVSRGAHKLIGALDTFGIDVEGQRCLDAGASTGGFTEVLLDRGAREVVAVDVGYGQLAWSLRSDDRVMVIERTNVRELTPETINGRADAVVADLSFISLATVLPALTGCASPGADIVPMVKPQFEVGKGQVGAGGVVHSPELRTGAVLHVARRAGELGWQTVGVTPSPLPGPSGNVEYFLWLRAETDRGLSADELESAVRGAVEAGPQ